In Candidatus Afararchaeum irisae, a single window of DNA contains:
- a CDS encoding type II toxin-antitoxin system VapC family toxin codes for MNQLLSAFFEEALENFLILPLEESLTEYSFSLILTEDLRTLDSLQLSAALTVNREDLWFVSADRELNRVAEAQGISTQNPQE; via the coding sequence AATGAATCAACTACTCTCTGCCTTTTTCGAGGAAGCTCTCGAAAACTTCCTCATATTACCTCTCGAAGAGTCTCTTACAGAGTATTCGTTTAGTCTAATTCTTACAGAGGATCTCAGAACACTCGATAGTCTACAGCTCTCTGCAGCACTGACAGTGAATCGAGAAGACCTATGGTTCGTATCCGCGGACAGAGAGCTGAACAGAGTAGCCGAGGCTCAGGGTATCAGTACCCAGAACCCACAGGAGTAG